One window from the genome of Opisthocomus hoazin isolate bOpiHoa1 chromosome 11, bOpiHoa1.hap1, whole genome shotgun sequence encodes:
- the TMEM40 gene encoding transmembrane protein 40, with protein MGPGKENESYVKLPLQQRSDFKTKVPRDRRHVCRKSSERENNGEGGTDSFLNMLFLAFPTGTAMENQNIPLPKLTEEQQDIFQTSFTADASYLEDHEEMNHSFWESLVNCLATTDPPVLNTEEKNNLLNSCNVLPGGCAACLKAIEKKGVQAMAVLYLLLKTTNPSGYRQLPSSKGKDEKSKPLKRLERNFTLAQGEKKAENSSQESTDEDTQDSDGEDLEDLGRQKAEGRLLGGMPAEVVPYRDSEITRREDSIADAYENENTHLHQWTVRWMGIRKDDEFFHFVILCFAIGALLICYYYYKDWTISLGIGLITFASLETTGIYFGLVYRIRSVLDSFVPLIDKFRPRGMRKVA; from the exons ATGGGTCCTGGGAAGGAAAATGAATCATATGTGAAACTGCCATTGCAACAGAGAAGTGATTTCAAAACCAAAGTGCCTAGAGACAGACGGCACGTCTGCAGAAAATCAAGTGAAAGAGAGAACAATGGAGAAGGTGGGACTGATTCGTTTCTAAACATGCTTTTTCTCGCCTTTCCAACAGGCACAGCAATGGAGAACCAGAATATCCCACTTCCCAAACTTACTGAAGAACAGCAAG ACATTTTCCAGACGAGTTTTACTGCTGATGCCAGCTACTTGGAGGATCATGAGGAAATGAACCACTCCTTCTGGGAATCACTTGTAAATTGTTTAGCTACCACTGACCCGCCTGTTCTGAATACTGAAGAAAAGAACAAT CTCCTCAACAGCTGCAATGTCCTGCCTGGAGGCTGTGCAGCCTGCCTGAAAGCCATAGAGAAGAAAGGAGTTCAGGCAATGGCTGTTCTTTACCTGTTGCTGAAGACAACCAACCCATCTGGGTATAGGCAACTGCCCAGCTCCAAGGGAAAGG atgaaaaatcaaAACCCTTGAAGAGATTGGAAAGGAATTTCACTCTtgcacaaggggaaaaaaaggctgaaaattcATCCCAGGAGTCCACGGATGAAGATACACAAG ACAGTGATGGGGAAGATTTGGAAGATTTAGGAAGACAGAAGGCTGAAGGCCGATTACTTGGAG GCATGCCAGCAGAGGTTGTTCCCTACAGAGATTCAG AGATTaccagaagagaagactccaTTGCAGATG cataTGAGAATGAGAACACTCATCTCCATCAGTGGACAGTACGGTGGATGGGCATACGGAAGGatg ATGAATTCTTTCATTTTGTCATTCTTTGCTTTGCAATTGGAGCTTTACTCATTTGCTACTACTACTACAAAG ATTGGACTATTTCGCTTGGAATTGGCTTAATCACCTTTGCTTCCCTGGAAACCACTGGGATATACTTTGGTCTAG TGTATCGAATTCGGAGCGTACTTGACAGTTTTGTTCCTCTGATCGACAAATTCAGGCCAAGAG GCATGAGGAAAGTTGCCTAG